In Salinirussus salinus, the following proteins share a genomic window:
- a CDS encoding glutaredoxin family protein translates to MTFDPNQSLPQEEVTERVDRAIEENEVVLFMKGTPMMPQCGYSERALGLLGKHREDVATVDVLESLEEFRTALERHSGRETIPQTFVDGEFVGGSDILAQLEERGELGEKLAV, encoded by the coding sequence ATGACGTTCGACCCGAACCAGAGTCTCCCCCAGGAGGAGGTCACCGAGCGCGTCGACCGGGCCATCGAGGAGAACGAGGTGGTGCTGTTCATGAAGGGAACGCCGATGATGCCCCAGTGTGGCTACTCCGAGCGCGCGCTGGGGCTGCTCGGCAAGCACCGCGAGGACGTGGCGACCGTCGACGTCCTCGAGTCCCTGGAGGAGTTCCGGACCGCCCTCGAGCGACACAGCGGCCGCGAGACCATCCCCCAGACGTTCGTCGATGGCGAGTTCGTCGGCGGCAGCGACATCCTCGCCCAGCTGGAGGAGCGGGGCGAACTCGGCGAGAAACTCGCCGTCTGA
- a CDS encoding reverse transcriptase-like protein, protein MAAHGRPDLRDLFDESPTPHIAHPPRTHHRDFYLATDGSFRESGGGLGAVIETRDGERVARVALSDQAPDNNVAEYRALHLGLDVLAARSPAGARVGVLVDHDDLAANVNAAILAARGGHPGTPHRVSVPRATGLHWRGIRARLHGFGEVRAARIPSDRNPAHPLANAPGRYAHVNGEPDRCLRPEAPGTPGEERIPPPSRSDRGAGD, encoded by the coding sequence ATGGCCGCACACGGCCGGCCGGACCTCCGGGACCTGTTCGACGAGTCACCGACGCCGCACATCGCCCACCCGCCCCGGACACACCACCGAGACTTCTACCTCGCTACCGACGGCTCCTTCCGGGAGTCGGGCGGCGGGCTGGGCGCCGTGATCGAGACCCGCGACGGCGAGCGGGTCGCGCGGGTCGCGCTCTCCGACCAGGCCCCCGACAACAACGTCGCCGAGTACCGGGCGCTGCATCTCGGGCTCGACGTGCTCGCCGCCCGCTCGCCCGCCGGGGCCCGCGTGGGCGTGCTCGTCGACCACGACGACCTCGCGGCGAACGTCAACGCCGCCATCCTCGCGGCCCGGGGCGGGCATCCGGGGACGCCCCACCGCGTCAGCGTCCCCCGGGCCACCGGCCTCCACTGGCGGGGGATTCGGGCCCGCCTGCACGGCTTCGGCGAGGTCCGCGCCGCCCGCATCCCCAGCGACCGCAACCCCGCCCACCCGCTCGCCAACGCGCCCGGCCGGTACGCCCACGTCAACGGCGAACCCGACCGCTGTCTGCGCCCCGAAGCCCCCGGCACGCCCGGCGAAGAGCGCATCCCCCCGCCCTCGCGGTCGGACCGCGGCGCCGGCGACTGA
- a CDS encoding thiolase family protein, producing the protein MDDRQPVVVAGVRTPQGRDGGVYADVKSERLSVPLVNELLARTGIDPGDVDDVAWGCAKQVKEHSNNMGRVIALCSELGEGVPGRTIDRLCASSAQAIMDASDAIRAGQREVMVAGGVEHMTRVERDYGIDSYDCIAAQYDARDLQMGQTAEEVAERYDIPRERQDAYGARSQQRACEATEAGKFDDEIVPIDTGEGVVEEDEGLRPGTTKEKIAGLPPAFREDGSVTAANAAQISDGAAAVMVTSRAYAEEHGLAVLAEVGAHEVAGVDPEVMGIGPVPAVRQLWERTGHAADDYDLVELNEAFASQTLYCQDELGFDDEVFNVNGGAIAIGHPLGASGARLPVTLIHELRRRGGGLGLSTMCVGYGQGAAIEFRVQ; encoded by the coding sequence ATGGACGACCGACAGCCAGTCGTGGTGGCGGGCGTACGGACCCCACAGGGCCGGGACGGCGGCGTCTACGCGGACGTCAAAAGCGAGCGCCTCTCGGTGCCCCTGGTGAACGAGCTACTGGCCCGGACGGGGATCGACCCCGGGGACGTCGACGACGTCGCCTGGGGCTGTGCCAAGCAGGTCAAAGAGCACAGCAACAACATGGGCCGGGTCATCGCGCTCTGCTCGGAGCTTGGCGAGGGCGTCCCCGGCCGGACCATCGACCGGCTGTGTGCCTCCTCCGCCCAGGCCATCATGGACGCCAGCGACGCCATCCGGGCGGGCCAGCGCGAGGTCATGGTCGCCGGCGGCGTCGAGCACATGACTCGCGTCGAGCGCGACTACGGGATCGACTCCTACGACTGCATCGCCGCCCAGTACGACGCCCGCGACCTCCAGATGGGGCAGACCGCCGAGGAGGTCGCCGAGCGCTACGATATCCCCCGCGAGCGCCAGGACGCTTACGGCGCACGCAGCCAGCAGCGGGCGTGTGAGGCCACCGAAGCCGGCAAATTCGACGACGAGATCGTTCCCATCGACACCGGCGAGGGAGTCGTCGAGGAGGACGAGGGGCTGCGGCCGGGCACCACCAAAGAGAAGATCGCCGGGCTCCCGCCCGCGTTCCGCGAGGACGGCTCCGTCACCGCCGCGAACGCCGCCCAGATCTCCGACGGCGCGGCCGCGGTCATGGTCACCTCCCGGGCCTACGCCGAGGAGCACGGTCTGGCGGTGCTGGCGGAGGTCGGCGCCCACGAGGTCGCGGGCGTCGACCCCGAAGTGATGGGGATCGGCCCCGTCCCCGCGGTCCGCCAGCTCTGGGAGCGGACCGGCCACGCTGCCGACGACTACGACCTCGTCGAACTCAACGAGGCCTTCGCCAGCCAGACGCTGTACTGCCAGGACGAACTCGGCTTCGACGACGAGGTCTTCAACGTCAACGGCGGCGCCATCGCCATCGGCCACCCGCTCGGTGCCTCCGGCGCCCGGTTGCCCGTGACGCTGATCCACGAACTCCGGCGCCGGGGCGGCGGCCTCGGACTCTCGACCATGTGTGTCGGCTACGGCCAGGGTGCGGCCATCGAGTTCCGCGTGCAGTAG
- a CDS encoding NADP-dependent malic enzyme, with the protein MGLDEDALDYHREEPPGKIEISTTKPTNTQRDLSLAYSPGVAAPCREIRDDAEQAYSYTAKGNLVGVVSNGSAVLGLGDIGPEASKPVMEGKGVLFKRFADIDVFDIELDQDTAEEMVTTVKAMGPTFGGINLEDIKAPECFEVEERLREEMDIPVFHDDQHGTAIISGAALLNAVDISDKELADLDIVFSGAGASAIATARFYVSLGATKENITMCDSGGIITTERAEAGDVNEFKQEFARDVPEGGLEEAMEGADVFVGLSIGGLVDEEMVRSMAENPIIFAMANPDPEIGYHDAKEARDDTVIVATGRSDYPNQVNNVLGFPFIFRGALDVRAKEINEEMKVAAAEALATLSREDVPDAVVKAYGDEPLQFGPEYIIPKPLDPRVLFEVAPAVARAAMESGAARRTLDLEAYVERLEARLGKSREMMRVVLNKAKSDPKRVVLAEGDDEKMVRAAHQLLDQGIAEPVLLGDREEVWAQMEELGLSFDPEIVDPDEDNLGPYAERLHDLRKRHGLTRREAEELIQDGNYLGSVMVEMGDADAMLTGLMHHYPAALRPPLQVIGTAEDADYAGGVYMLTFKNRVVFCVDATVNQDPSSDVLEEMTRHTAELARRFNVEPRAALLSYSDFGSVDNEGTRKVRSAADSLRADPTVDFPVDGEMQADTALVEDILTDSYEFSELDEPANILVFPNLEAGNIGYKLLQRLGGAEAIGPMLVGMDEPVHVLQRGDEVKDIVNLAGVAVVDAQDEEE; encoded by the coding sequence CAGCCTGGCGTACTCGCCCGGCGTCGCGGCCCCCTGCCGGGAGATCCGCGACGACGCCGAGCAGGCCTACAGCTACACCGCCAAGGGGAACCTGGTGGGCGTGGTCTCGAACGGGTCGGCGGTGCTCGGCCTGGGTGACATCGGGCCGGAGGCCTCCAAGCCCGTCATGGAGGGGAAAGGCGTCCTCTTCAAGCGCTTTGCCGACATCGACGTCTTCGACATCGAACTCGACCAGGACACCGCCGAGGAGATGGTGACCACGGTCAAGGCGATGGGGCCGACCTTCGGTGGCATCAACCTCGAGGACATCAAGGCTCCGGAGTGTTTCGAGGTCGAGGAGCGGCTCCGCGAGGAGATGGACATCCCGGTCTTCCACGACGACCAGCACGGGACGGCGATCATCTCGGGGGCCGCGCTGCTGAACGCCGTCGACATCAGCGACAAGGAGCTCGCGGACCTCGACATCGTCTTCTCCGGCGCCGGGGCGAGCGCGATCGCGACCGCCCGCTTCTACGTCTCGCTCGGCGCCACGAAGGAGAACATCACCATGTGTGACTCCGGGGGGATCATCACCACGGAGCGCGCCGAGGCGGGCGACGTCAACGAATTCAAACAGGAGTTCGCCCGCGACGTTCCCGAGGGGGGGCTCGAGGAGGCCATGGAGGGGGCCGACGTCTTCGTCGGGCTCTCGATCGGCGGCCTGGTCGACGAGGAGATGGTCCGGTCGATGGCCGAGAACCCGATCATCTTCGCGATGGCCAACCCCGACCCCGAGATCGGCTACCACGACGCCAAGGAGGCCCGCGACGACACCGTCATCGTGGCGACCGGACGCTCCGATTACCCCAACCAGGTCAACAACGTGCTGGGGTTTCCCTTCATCTTCCGGGGAGCACTCGACGTCCGCGCCAAGGAGATCAACGAGGAGATGAAGGTGGCCGCGGCGGAGGCGCTGGCGACCCTCTCGCGGGAGGACGTCCCCGACGCCGTCGTGAAGGCCTACGGGGACGAGCCGCTGCAGTTCGGCCCGGAGTACATCATCCCGAAGCCGCTGGACCCGCGGGTGCTGTTCGAGGTCGCGCCCGCCGTGGCGCGGGCGGCCATGGAGAGTGGCGCCGCCCGCCGGACGCTGGACCTCGAGGCCTACGTCGAGCGGCTGGAGGCCCGGCTGGGCAAGTCCCGCGAGATGATGCGCGTCGTCCTGAACAAGGCCAAAAGCGACCCCAAGCGGGTCGTGCTCGCGGAGGGCGACGACGAGAAGATGGTGCGGGCGGCCCACCAGCTGCTCGACCAGGGGATCGCCGAGCCGGTGTTGCTGGGCGACCGCGAGGAGGTGTGGGCTCAGATGGAGGAGCTGGGGCTGAGCTTCGACCCGGAGATCGTCGACCCCGACGAGGACAACCTCGGGCCCTACGCCGAGCGCCTCCACGACCTCCGCAAGCGCCACGGGCTCACCCGGCGGGAGGCCGAGGAACTCATCCAGGACGGCAACTACCTCGGGAGCGTGATGGTCGAGATGGGCGACGCCGACGCGATGCTGACGGGACTGATGCACCACTACCCGGCTGCGCTCCGGCCGCCGCTGCAGGTCATCGGGACCGCCGAGGACGCCGACTACGCCGGCGGCGTCTACATGCTCACCTTCAAGAACCGTGTCGTCTTCTGTGTCGACGCCACGGTCAACCAGGACCCTTCCAGCGACGTGCTGGAGGAGATGACCCGCCACACCGCCGAGCTCGCCCGGCGGTTCAACGTCGAGCCCCGGGCGGCGCTACTCTCGTACTCGGATTTCGGCAGCGTCGACAACGAGGGCACCCGGAAGGTCCGCTCGGCGGCCGACAGCCTCCGGGCCGACCCGACCGTCGACTTCCCCGTCGACGGGGAGATGCAGGCCGACACCGCGCTCGTCGAGGACATTCTCACGGACAGCTACGAGTTCTCGGAGCTCGACGAGCCGGCGAACATCCTCGTCTTCCCGAACCTGGAGGCCGGCAACATCGGCTACAAGCTGCTCCAGCGGCTGGGCGGCGCGGAGGCGATCGGTCCCATGCTCGTCGGGATGGACGAGCCGGTCCACGTCCTCCAGCGCGGCGACGAGGTGAAGGATATCGTCAACCTCGCCGGGGTCGCCGTGGTGGACGCTCAGGACGAGGAGGAGTAG
- a CDS encoding HalX domain-containing protein: protein MSDDRTPGRRARDASGDATVLVADDDGDVADLYATWLQGRYEVRVAYGGTEALEALDGSVDVFLLDRQMPGLAGDEVLERVRERGLDVRVVMVTAVDPDFDILDMPFDDYLVKPVTREDVTDAVATMLARASYDETLREYFALAEKKATLEAEKPARELERSERYAALTERVRRLETRADVALSRVGDDYEAAFREAGAGD from the coding sequence GTGTCCGACGACCGCACGCCGGGACGGAGGGCGAGAGACGCGTCCGGAGACGCGACGGTACTCGTCGCCGACGACGACGGGGACGTCGCGGACCTGTACGCGACCTGGCTGCAGGGACGGTACGAGGTCCGGGTCGCGTACGGCGGGACAGAGGCACTGGAGGCGCTCGACGGGAGTGTGGACGTGTTCCTCCTGGACAGACAGATGCCCGGACTCGCCGGCGACGAGGTGCTCGAGCGGGTCCGCGAACGCGGGCTGGACGTCCGGGTGGTGATGGTGACGGCCGTCGACCCCGACTTCGACATCCTCGACATGCCCTTCGACGACTACCTCGTGAAGCCGGTGACCCGCGAGGACGTCACCGACGCCGTCGCGACGATGCTCGCCCGCGCCAGCTACGACGAGACGCTCCGGGAGTACTTCGCGCTCGCGGAGAAGAAGGCGACCCTGGAGGCCGAGAAACCGGCCCGGGAGCTGGAGCGAAGCGAGCGGTACGCGGCGCTGACAGAGCGCGTCCGGCGGCTGGAAACGCGGGCCGACGTCGCCCTCTCCAGGGTGGGCGACGATTACGAGGCGGCCTTCCGGGAGGCCGGCGCCGGGGACTGA
- a CDS encoding MazG nucleotide pyrophosphohydrolase domain-containing protein, which produces MDDQQRVAAFVTEHGLEAPPAYRLLDLVSEVGELGKEVTESTGYGASPGTVDVDRDELGDALFALLALAEELDVDASAALEESLEKYERRLDERGTAGSGE; this is translated from the coding sequence ATGGACGACCAACAGCGGGTCGCGGCCTTCGTCACGGAGCACGGCCTGGAGGCGCCGCCGGCCTACCGGCTGCTCGACCTGGTCTCGGAGGTGGGTGAGCTCGGCAAGGAAGTTACCGAGTCGACGGGCTACGGCGCGTCGCCGGGGACGGTCGACGTCGACCGCGACGAGCTCGGGGACGCCCTGTTCGCGCTGCTCGCACTGGCTGAAGAGCTCGACGTCGACGCCTCGGCAGCGCTGGAGGAGTCACTCGAGAAGTACGAGCGGCGGCTCGACGAGCGGGGAACTGCCGGGTCGGGCGAGTGA
- a CDS encoding BolA family protein, translating into MDLTEVERLIEDAVPDAEAEVRRARHEGDDDHLAATVVSPAFEGESLVDRHQRVYDALGEHMTTDIHALEVETYTPDERG; encoded by the coding sequence ATGGACCTGACCGAAGTCGAGCGGCTCATCGAGGACGCGGTTCCGGACGCGGAGGCGGAGGTGCGCCGGGCCCGCCACGAGGGCGACGACGACCACCTGGCGGCGACGGTCGTCTCGCCGGCCTTCGAGGGCGAGTCGCTGGTCGACCGCCACCAGCGCGTCTACGACGCGCTCGGCGAGCACATGACGACCGATATCCACGCCCTCGAGGTCGAGACGTACACTCCTGACGAGCGGGGGTGA